TATGCACGTACGAGTTGGATGACCTTCTCCTCCAAGCCTGGATAAAGGAAAAAAGTGTTTTTCAATTCAATGTTGCACAACAATTGATTATGGCTTAGCCATATCAATAACTCCTCGAGCGTCGGTATTTTTTCTTTTCCCCAATTCCCCTTAAAACCGAAGGATGCATCGACCGTCTTCAACTGTTGCAATGTCCAATCCTTTACATATCCAGAAGCATTTGTCGTTCGGTCCAGCCTCTCATCATGCATGATGATGACTTCTCCATCTTTAGAAAGCTGAACATCCGTTTCAATTCCATCCGCCCCGACACGTGCTGCTTCATGGAACGCGGACATCGTATTTTCCGGATGTGTGCCTGCCGAGCCCCGATGAGCAAAGATTAAGGTCATGTTGAACGCACCCACCTCTCAAAAACCGTTATATCCCAATTTATGAAAAGTCAGCGAAATTCAGTCGAAATGCAGGTGATTATTTTCTGCATAGAATGTTCCCTTCGTCATATCATCCAATTTCTTTTCCAAACTTTTGATTTGCAAGCGTGTATGCGGAAAGGCCATTTGGCCAATCGTGATTTCACCTTCTCCTTTTGATTCAAGCATATCCATGAGAGATTTCCGTTTCCCATCAATTTGAAAAATATGGGCTAACAATAACTCCATTTGCTTTCTGGTCTGTTCATATTGGAATTGCTGCACTTCAGTCCATTCACCAAGAAACATATCAAATACTTCAAGCTTTTCCTTTATCGATTCCAATTGTTTTATCTTTGACTTATATAGAAGCAAGGTTTGGTTCAGTTCTTCCTTGATAAGATTACGATTAAACCCCTTAACGGTAATGATCGTTTTCCGTTCCATACGGTTACCGATCACTGCCGCCCTCACCTTTCCTTGCGCCTCGATTACGCCGCCAATTAATTTCCCCTTTTTTTCGTCCGTGAAAATATTCTTCGCTTTAAGGAAACTGCCCAGCGAATATGATCCAATATGTATATTTTCTCCAGCGGTTAAATGACATTCATTGGCATATTTCACAAAAATGTTTCTTCCGGCCGAGACCTTTGATAGCCCTTTACCAAATATCCCCCCTTTAATGAAAACATCGCCCTCTTTTGAGTTGATTTCTTCCACATTACATACACCGAGTTCACTTAATATGGAGATATCCTTCGTAGCTGTCATGGAAAAATGATCCATGACCGTTCCTTTAACCGTTACGCTCCCATCAAATTCGATATTACCGGTTTCAATCCCTACATCTCCATCAATCAATAAGTGTGCGCCTACCGTAATCTTTCCATCCCTGAATTCCACTACTCCGTCAATCAATGCTCTTAA
This genomic stretch from Peribacillus muralis harbors:
- a CDS encoding glycerophosphodiester phosphodiesterase; this translates as MTLIFAHRGSAGTHPENTMSAFHEAARVGADGIETDVQLSKDGEVIIMHDERLDRTTNASGYVKDWTLQQLKTVDASFGFKGNWGKEKIPTLEELLIWLSHNQLLCNIELKNTFFLYPGLEEKVIQLVRAYEMEGRIILSSFNHYSLVNCHQLAPELETAPLYRDGLYMPWVYAKAIGGSAIHPNIRAAPDAIIQASLSMGMPVRPYTINKAAEMKRLYGMGCSAIITDFPKVAVRVREGLNM
- a CDS encoding DUF342 domain-containing protein, which encodes MIFVKNEHFVLEDDLGVVYISVHLKGFPILNLNAILLTFPQIVLEHVKDVKQALTEANGERIPVGRVKPIVEVDIAEDKMSAHVKLNCSENYLNENHSAIVANILENLQKEYISDGILMNVLQNELTNKDRTVIALGKEPVHGKDAVVTYFKRSERKPAVREDGKADYYDMSFLDEVKKGDWLGERIPPSSGEMGRLITGELALPRKGKDKKLLYDKKTIAEYEEEGKIVLRALIDGVVEFRDGKITVGAHLLIDGDVGIETGNIEFDGSVTVKGTVMDHFSMTATKDISILSELGVCNVEEINSKEGDVFIKGGIFGKGLSKVSAGRNIFVKYANECHLTAGENIHIGSYSLGSFLKAKNIFTDEKKGKLIGGVIEAQGKVRAAVIGNRMERKTIITVKGFNRNLIKEELNQTLLLYKSKIKQLESIKEKLEVFDMFLGEWTEVQQFQYEQTRKQMELLLAHIFQIDGKRKSLMDMLESKGEGEITIGQMAFPHTRLQIKSLEKKLDDMTKGTFYAENNHLHFD